TCCTGTTGCCTGGGACACTCAATTTCAATAAACTCTTAGCACATACTTTCTCTAAAATGCACCTGTCACCTGCagatcatcatcatttcatgcATTAAAGCCACATTTTATTGCCTCATCTTTATTGAATTGTTGTTGGTTTATATTATGGCAATATAATCTTGTAATTAATATATATCACTTCAGATGCTTTATCTTGGTCCATCCATACAAAGTTGATGGGGTGAGGTGATTTctgagaaagaaatataaaagcatGAGATGACACTAACAGCCAATTTGTGGAAGGTGAGTACACACCACTGGCATTTCTTGAGATCCTATGCCACCCAAGACTGTAAACTGTCATGTTGTACTTGAAATACACAAGAACTTTTGTTGATAATCTCTCATTGCATTGGTTTTGTAAGACTAAAGAAACAATCCACATGAGCTTATTTCCCTTGACAATATaattaaaatgtttaaaatgAACATTCAAAAGGTACTTTCAAATTGCtgcattaaaatatatatatatatatatcaaaacacaAACCCACAGGATGtccccccacagtatgtttacaaaccACAGTCATTCCCAACAGCCTCTCCCTATGTATGTCATTCTCTCAATCTCTCATCAAAGCTGTTCCTACTCACTGCATCTCCAGGAAGACCCCAAGATTTGCCACTGATTATATAGGGTTCTGGTTTCGAGGCTGGAATAACTTGTTTGCCTTGGTGCCAAGATGGAGCCACTGCTTCTGCTGCATCTTCCTCATGAACTTCAAGTCACGGTGTTTCCTGAAAcacaacaaagcaacattacattTACACTCCTTTTCCATTATGACTGAAAATATTGTGAAATACCTACAACACTGGAAATATCATTTACCAAGTGTGCATGTAACTACTTCAGTTGTAGTATGATAGTTATTTACTATTTGCTAGACATCAAAACACTGTAAATAGTGACAAAACTTAAATGTTAAACATTAATTTGGAGATATAATGAGGCTCATATTAACTCTCAAAGGTATGGAGAACATTATGGAGTCTAAAATGACAAACAtggtaacaaaacaaaatataacatgCTGATAACAAAATTGTTTGTCAGACCTGAACCAACATCTGTCTTTGCCATGCAATTTTCTGCTTGTTACTGAGTGGTATAAAATAATTCGTCAAGGAATCACAACGGGTAAGTTTCCCTGCTGGGGTCCTCATTCTTCTATAAGCAGTCAATGTGTGTTCACCTATCATGAACTgcaactttcttttcctctgaagGGTGAGAGTGAATTACTTTCTGTGGACTCTACTTAGCAAATAATTGAGAAAAGGGACTTCTGTATGAATCCCTACACTGTGTGAGTAGACTCACCTCTCCACATCTGCTGTGGAGGCCCCAGTCCAGCCCAGTGCTCGGTACTTTGCCATCAAGCTGTGGAAGGCTGCACCAGGTTTCTTTTTCACAACAACGGCTCCTCGATTGGGGTCCAGCTTCTGTCTGTTGGTAACAAAAGTAATATATCTGACCGTATAAAACTGAATGGTAGCAGCAGAATAAATAAGATTCCATGAGTGATGACTTacttaacagtaataataatgggagGTCTGTTTACACTGTACAAAGAACTTCACTATGTGACATTTTTCTACTTGGAAATAAAGCTGTCTTTTATATAAATCTTGAAAGAGCTAATGTAGTCTCAATTTGACAATATAAATCCTGCATAACCAGAATCCGGAACTTATTTCAAAGGTCATAATACACTTCAATTTTATATTGTTAATCCTTATTAGGATAATGAAAGAGGCAAGCCCTATTACCCAAGCAAGCAGTTTCCTGTTAATGAGATGTTAATAAACTGAAGACAAGTTGAGTTATATGAGGGAATATAcaagaacaagggagagagcAATAAGTACTTGATAATTTGTGCCTGttccatttccctcttcccAGCAAAAGTTTGGATTCAGAGAGTATGGTGTAATATTTCTCcacataaaataaattaagttGAGTAAGCAAACACAATCACCGGTAATATCTGGCAAGCGAGCGATGTCCCACAGTGGCCCCTGATGGCAACACCAGCTGGTAGTCATTCCCAGAGAGCACCGTCTGCTTCACCTCGTCATCTGCCGACACATTATCACctggaagatgaaatgacaCTTTAGTTTTGTAGATACAATACAGAGATTATACTGAATCATTATCTAAAATCCTCTGATCTTTTCAAAATTCATCAGTTATCAGGTTTTCTAGAGACTGTCAGTACACAGATCATCTTACTTAATGGTAAATGGAAGGGCAAATCATAGTAAAAGTGCAGAATTATATTTACTTCCCACcacttttttttaccctttttacCAATGTAAAAGAAGCCTGGcctaaggcaacaaaaaaaaaatatataaatgaataaataaataataataataataataataataataataaaaaaaaatattcactgaGGTGGCAGTCtctaaagaaaagacaaaaaggatAATCTAAAATTgcaggtgtcttgaaacctataCAAGCATAGTGAAGGAATTTCAAAGCTAAAGGCTATTTGAATTTCAAAAGATGTTCATATACTTCCCTTtccaaaaaaaacagaaaattcaTCACATTACAGGAAACTCAATATAAACAACAAAGCTAAAACCTGGGAGTGCTAGCCACACTCTTTCAAGGAAGGCATTGGTACTGACCTGCATCAGGGTATGAGGCAGAGTAATCATAGAACTCGGCATATTCCACAAGACTGTCTCCCTCCAGTACCACTTTGCCGTGCCTCTTGTCACTCATATGCTTGCGTACCGAGTCCAGCGTTGGGCATCTCCTGGCAGCCCACTTGCATGATAGGCACTCAAAACCACAACCAATCTAAAATGTATGCTTTTAATGAggtttgctttatttacatggaTGGAGACTGATCtatggataaaaataaaaggaattcaCAACATCCTGTTTTCCAAAGATCTTTGAGGCATTCTAAGCATAGCATAATATCTGTTCTAGAAAACATCTCTGCACTTAACACCGGATACTGAGATCACATGGGTGCACAAAACTGAGATGGATACAAGACACCCAGTGAAAATGCATGGACAGTAttgaaatatttaaaagaaaggaggaagaaaagattttaAAAGAATGGAATGTGTAAGTGAGTGCATGAATAAGATCAAATGAAAATCCTATTTTGTAGTTCATATGTGGCTTATTAACAATAGCAGCAATGTAGTTGAAAGTATACATATATGGCATGAAAGGACAAAGGGGTATGGCAATTATTACAGCTCTGGGACCAGACTATATGTGATAATTTATGGCTTATTGACAATAGCAGCAATGTagctgaaaatatacatattaTAGCACTAAAGGATAATAGGGTTTGGCAACTACTGCAGTTCTGAGACCAGACTTAATTTCAACTGAAATTAGTAGTTACACAAGTTTTGAATTAATCTGAACCAatctgtgtgggattgctggcctggtatacagATAAAGTTAGCTTATGAAAATCggattaaaaagaagagaaaagaatcagTGATGGGATGGAGATTAAGGTCAATATTTGCTGTCAAACTAAAGCTCAAGCAGAGTCAACTCTACCTCcaaagcagaagcagcagcagcacagcacaacTCACCTTCTCCCCCAGGTAGGTGACAAGTCCTGGCACATCAGTGCAGTACTCCAGgtcagggaggaagaaggagtgtGCCTCACTCATGTGATgcagctcctcctccagtgtgtctgagtggtggtggcagaacAGGCAGTCCAGCAGCTCCACTGGCTCACCCTCCCACTCATCactgtccacctcctccacctgtgcCACAAATACACAGAAACAAGTGAAGAGGGTGTGAAAAGGGACtctgaagagagaggagagtggaacAGAGGATGGCAGGATATTGACAGAGAAAGATGTCTTGGTTGCCTTCCTCCTAGATGTGTTGGCACACCATACATATGGATGGTAATAAAACAAAGGTACATCGACTATGTGCATATTGAAAAAGCCTCTAatacaattactgaaaactacTGACTAGTATTCAACAAGCACACCTTACTAAATGTATGTTTACCCATCTTTTTATGTACCTCAATatcttcatcatcctcatcactgtcctcttctgctgctgctgctgcaaatcCCTTTTGATGCTTgagatttttcttatttcttgttgCTGCAAACACAACCATAAAAATGAGCACCAAGCCACACTACAAGGTACTGTATCATCACTCAATACAAATGTGTGTAAGAATATTTAGTGTGAAGTACTAACTGCAAGGTTTCAGTATACAAAGGATACTTCTTTACATGATCACATCTTCCAAACATGTTTGGTAGCATCTGAGAAAAGTACAAGTTTTTTGCAGTGACCACGGGCACAATGGTCCTAACATCCAAAGTGCTGTCACTCTGTTCTCAAGGTCAGAGGTTTGATCATTAGCAGAGTACAGAGTCATGGCTAAAAACTTACCCTGTCTTCAGATCAATTTCTCAGGGTTCATATGGATAGTTTAAGGGAGAAATGCATCACATTCTGGCAGCTTTGGTACAAACTGATGTATTCCTTGTAGTTTTAAAATTTGGCATGGTTATTTTTGGCAATCTGTAGTCATCAAAAGTTCGTTCCAATTCTGTAAGAGAAACTGACAGTACCATTGCATACTCAAGGCTCAGTATGCACTCACCTTCAAAGCTTgcgaccaccacctccatgtgTTTCTTGGACTTGATGTGGTTGTCATAAGCATTCTGGTTGGCAAAGGTTTTCTTACATGGACGGCATGGAATCTTCCTCTTGGAGCCATCTGCTGTCTGAAAGTATGCCCAATAATGTATAGATGTGTTATACAAGGTGCATATATGAACTGCATGTCAAGCAAGAAACACAACATTGAGAGAACACAGCAAGAAACATTAACAAGACATTTGGAGACAAGTATGTGTAGAAATGCAGCATTCCAAACAGAGCAACAGATCAGTGGTACATGCAAACTAACACAAATTTTAAGAAAATATGAtttgactaaaaaaaaataggacataATGAGCTTAGGTATTTTCTTAGTAAAATGTCCACCTCCCCTCTATACCACTCCAACTCCTCTAACCAGAAATCCTAATCCAACCTAAACTATTGTAAGGAGTGACCCCAGTTTAATTCAGTCATGAGACAATATTAAATTAGGCCAGTTAGGACGAGACTGTCTGACAGTCCAGACACACCTGCTTGAACTTGAGTAGGATGAGTAGGATGCAGTCTcctattaggttaggttaggaagggtTGAAGGAGGTGCAACCCCCAGTAgtattaggttacgttagggtaCCTTGAGGAAGGCATAGCCCCCCATTAGTTTGGGAGTTTATATTTTAGTTATATTTGCTCCCCCAATCAAAAAATTTCTGAAAAGAATTACTTTTCTGTAGATTTTTCTCAAAGGacaaatttaattaatttttgcaTTTCCCACCTGAAAACCTTGCTTTTCCACCAGGTTCCCAAGTTTGCTTGGGCCAGGGAGGGACgacaaaagaatatataaaggTATGTCCACATGACCGAACAGTGTCTGTCGGACAAAACTGTTACCAGATACAATGGAAAGCAGAAAGGCTCGCTGATGACGTCAGAAGTGAGCACCAAGAGCTGTACCAGACACTGTCCATATTCATAGTATCAGAACCTTTAGGTATGGATCTTTAAGTACATCATAGATAGTTTGGCATGTCTCAGGAATAATTGCTGACAGACTCCGTTTTGATATTCTTCTTGTGTATAAAATGGAAGTGTAGAAGCACCTGGTGTAAAGGTAAATCAATGTTGCCTCTAGATGTGCTTCTGGTGATATGCTTTCCTTCATACAGATGTCCCGCTTCGCTATGAAAGATTTTACCTTCTCCAGTAAGTCGTAGTAGCTGTTTGGGTCCATCCTCATATGGTTTGTGAAATCTGATTCATAACCAATACGCAGTTCATGTAAAATGGTTGCAtgacttcccctttctcttcgtGTTCTTAACCAGTCCTTACACCATTCCCTTCTTGTCACCTTGTCCTCACATAGTGCTGTAATTATTATGTTGCTTAGTGcaattttcttgcttttgttttttttatcttcttgtgcACCATGGTGATGTACCGCACTAGACGCTGGCAACAACCACTTGTCGCCAATATCCACACTAACAATGACATAAATACCTGTGTGTTGCTAATGGACATCAGCTTCAAACATTGTCTGCCAGTCTTTGTCTGGTGAACAGAGTAGAAACTGTGGTTTACAACTTTATCTGGTACCACTGTTTTTTGCCATATTAACTTTCCTCATTTGAACGCTTATGATGTCATCCTGCTTCGCCTTATGATATGGTAGCAGTGTTTGTCCAACAGACACTGTTCAACCATGTAGATGCACCTTAAGATGCAATTAGTAAGATCTACCTATTTTGGTAAGAAATAAAGTGTCTCAGAATTTGTAGGCAAAGGAAATGAAGTACAAAATACACTGCCTGTtgcctgctggtgctgctaacctaaccaaacctactgTAAAAAACAATCCCAGCTTGATTTATTCCCTTAAAAACCATCAGGAAAaagaggtaaacacacacacacacacacacacacacacacacacacacacacacacacacacacagtgcgattcccaccatggtgcgagccatcaatcaatagtatttccctcctagattagtcttaccgttaggattaatgttaagtttttccccatcccctatgtacattttcagtttgtcaactgcctaaataataaaccgtttattattattattatttattattacacacacacacacacacacacatacacactttgcCTGCCTGTTACTTTTGCTGCtactaattaacctaacctaacgtattaAAAAGAGCAATGCTAGCTTAATTCAACATTTTTAAAACTCAGATAAGCACAGAAGATAAacccacacacatgcacacactttGCCtgcctgctgttgttgttgctgctgctgtcctaCTCGCTCGTTGTACGTCTCCCTTGACACTGGAGGCAGCTCAGCCACCTTCCTCATCAAGTTGTACCTGTGCCAGTCTGACCTGAAGTGATCCCGCTGGCCATCCGCCTCCGCGAAGGCCACAtgacaggtgagacaggtgaaGGAGGCCATGCTGGGTGAGTGAGGGCTACCAAACTCCTGCAGGATGGCTTACAGAGTCGTACGGAGTCCCACTGGGTGCGACGAGTCCTCCCTGGCCTCCTGAAGTGACGGCAGTGTGATGCAGCGAACACCCGGGCAAATTACCTCACGCTCTTCTGTCCTGGCTGATCTGCTAGCGGAGCTTGGTCAGCTGGGTGTGTGTGCGGTAGTTTTACAACGGGGTTTGTCAcgtcttcatcttttctccttctgaCTCATCTTCTTGTCTCCTTCGTGTTAATTtacgtcttttcatttattttcttggctCAAAGTATATGATTATCTTTTATaaccctctttctctcattcatcttccttAGAGAAGTGATACAAGTTCTTGCATAACcattcgtttctttctttttttttttcttcttctctgcttcCAATATACTTATGCCTGTGCCTTGTACTTGGATGAAATTCAACTGCTTCAACTCAACTATATTTCTTTAGTGTTGTTTCTTCAAGTGTGAGGTACAGTACATGTAGTGTGACAATAAGTGTTGCAATGTTCGTCTGTAAGTGCGGAATATTTGAATCTGTGTGGTTTGCTATAGAAGGCAGACAGAGAGGTCCTAGTAGTATACAAAGGGGCAGATCTCTTAGTAATGTATGCACCAGACAGACAGTCCTTAGTAACTGAATGGTTAACAGAGATACCCAGAAAACAAGACACCGGACAACAAAAAGGAGCAAGTTTTCTCATGCCaaacagggcaacacacacacacacacacacacacacacacacacacacacacacacacacacacacacacacacacacacacacgtacctgaGTCTGGAAATACTTGGAATACACTAGAAATTAAGCGAAATATTATCTTCttaataaacgcaaaaaaaaaaaaaaaagttatatacaGTATTagtaaaaagtaaatgaaagtgtatgaatgatgataaatgggggaaaaaagtaggaaaatgaTTGTACGAAtaatggtaaaaagaaaaaaaaaagttacatgaataattatataaaaaaatgacaaaaatacgAGTAcctgtaaaataaataaataataagataaaaacaaattaaatataaataaataaatagacaaatagtataaacaaataaatgaataattatacaaacatacatggaaaacactagcaacggtaaaaaaaatatataataataataataataataataataataataataatagtaataataataataataataataataataataataataataataataataataatcataataataataataataataacaataataaaaatagttaaACGAATATACCAATAGAGATGACCATTCGACCCCCTCAGACCACCGCCAGCATTATTCAGGGTACCAAACCCTTAATGTGGAAGGACACTGACTTGGCGgcggcctctcctcctcccttcagcgGCCAATACAGTATTTGATGCCTCTGATACCTCGTTCagaccctcacctcacctctccctttaagataatacagtaaaatccctcttatccggcatcaacgggaccgccgacataccggatacttgaatattgccggatacttgaatagaagtgaaattatgtccacaatcaccaccctacactcacgcatcttaccataacaaagatcagctgatcttaatcagcagctgatctgatcagctgcttaagtgtaagcacaacacgcttcctcttttctacaactttaggcatgatgaaggcgtcaggcgataaacagtgcacacgcgggactgagtcactgagtaaacacagtgcagtgggctgcggatggcgcgaagcagtgcgctctggtggcgaggggacaaagtatgcctcgcgcgggaattttaatcgattttatgagtacacattgattttttcattgattttaaggctcggggaaaaatgtgccggatacttgaagctgccggatactcgaatgccggataagagggatttaaCTGTAAGTAGTTACTCTCATTTGCTACAACTATCGCTTcagtacaccacacacacacacacacacacacacacacacacacacacacacacacacacacacacacacatacaggtattagtgggtgggtgggtgaactGGAGTGTGGAtgcgtgggtggatgggtgagtgaatgggtaGGTGGACGAGTAAGAGGATagttggatgggtgggtgggtgagtggagggtgtgggtgaaCTAGAGAATgaactaaagaaaacgaaagtgagggagaaagaagagttgatgaggagggagtagtagtagtagtagtagtagtagtagtagtagtagtaatgataataatatgggaacaaaggaacacaatCATTAATCAACCAGTGCCAAGGCCGCCGCACCTCTATATAATACATCCAGAAGACTCTACATAATGTTattaagaggaaaggagatgaataagaagaagaagaagtaaataatgaCAATACCTTCCAGTACTCCCTAAATAATCgtcctcatttcccttccttgccttcccttccttcccttccacttcccttcccttcccttccctgtcttccCTTCATCATCTTGAAGAGACTTGTAATAACACATAACTAACCACCCGGCGGGAGTGTTGGCATACCCAAACACGTTCCACTATGGCATATGCCATCCCGGAACCTGTCTATCGATCGCAAATGGTGTCCAGTATGGCATATGCCATAACGGTGGTGCCCCGTATGGCAGTGCCATATCGGTGATGTATGGTATGGCACTACTCTTGTTTGGCACTTGTCACTACCCTTGTGTCGTAATTTAGCAATGTAGTCCAGAGTTCAGTGACCCTCGCAGGACTGCCACCAGATGTGTGGAGGCGGCCGAGTGCATGACAAGACGCTTGTTTTGTCTGTGGTGATGCAGTGGGGCCATTTCCTAGTGTCTTGACTTGGCCTTGGTAAACAGTGATGCGGGAAGAGCGGTCTTCCGTTTCAAGTGTTCCCACATGGAGAAAAATCTTAGGCGGCATCGTGCGCAAGATACGTGTGACTTCAAAGCacgccccctcccctcaccccactCCTTCTGGTGGGTCCCGTGCTTAGGatgtgcggagagagagagagagagagagagagagagagagagagagagagagagagagagagagagagagagagagagagagagagagagagagagagagagagaatctttgttagatatcattagaatcataaaaatGTCCTCGAAAACTCCAAGTAACTTCCACTGTCTGTAGTCTAATAATTCGCAATCGTCACCAAAGCGCGCCGCCTAATTTTCCTAGATAGGTATGTTTTTATGGGCTTTTATAAGCGTGCACTGCACTGACTACAAGGTTGGTGAGCCGTCAAGGTCAATAAGCAACAAAGTGTAGGATCCACTGAATTAGTCTGTTAAAAGTTTGAGAATACGAACGAGCAAAATTCTCCCCGACGACAATTTCGCGCCCCACTCCGGCACGCTGGAGTAGGAGGACACAGGTCACCGCTCTTCCTTCATGCACCTCAGCTCATCACAAAAGATGGAATCAAgtcggaagaaagaaagatctgCTACGCCTTCGTAGTTGCAGCTCAACCACGTGTCGCTTGTACCCATATGGCAACCTCTTGCGCCTTGCATGCCTGCATGCTTTGTATCCGGTATGTACTTCACAACGCGGCGCTATATTCACACATTttcatgcatgttttttttttttccattgatgatgcagaatacttACGCTATCACTAGAAACAGGAAAGCACCCCCTGAGGATCCCAGAACCTAGAAACGTGTCGCGACCCAAGAAACaccaagaagagatgaaaagcgAAATAAGGAAGAGTATATGACAAAAATGGAAGATGGAAGCAAGAAActagaagaaataaatgagggagaaaaCATATCAATTGCCATTTAGAAATAtaatgaagcagagagagagagagagagagagagagagagagagagagagagagagagagagagagagagagagacgaagaggggAGAAGACCAGACAGGCGAAGTAAACATTCCCAGGGCCGTCTCCTGTCTCCGATCACGGGCTGCGGTAAATACTCGTCCTTCGTAACGTAATGCAAACAAACACGCCGATTCCagatgtcgtgtgtgtgtgtgtgtgtgtgtgtgtgtgtgtgtgtgtgtgtgtgtgtgtgtgtgtgtgtgtgtgtgatattagtAATACCATCCCTAACCTTCCTGGGAAAGAAATATACTTCTTGGTCAAGGACCCCCAAAGACTCCATTTgaacccctctccctctccttagaCATCATGAGTCCtcgaggaaggagagggagggaagggagggacggaggttcaaggaaggaggaggagaggggtaaggtgaaagga
The Scylla paramamosain isolate STU-SP2022 chromosome 3, ASM3559412v1, whole genome shotgun sequence genome window above contains:
- the LOC135095632 gene encoding cytoplasmic 60S subunit biogenesis factor ZNF622-like isoform X2, whose amino-acid sequence is MASFTCLTCHVAFAEADGQRDHFRSDWHRYNLMRKVAELPPVSRETYNERVGQQQQQQQQTADGSKRKIPCRPCKKTFANQNAYDNHIKSKKHMEVVVASFEATRNKKNLKHQKGFAAAAAEEDSDEDDEDIEVEEVDSDEWEGEPVELLDCLFCHHHSDTLEEELHHMSEAHSFFLPDLEYCTDVPGLVTYLGEKIGCGFECLSCKWAARRCPTLDSVRKHMSDKRHGKVVLEGDSLVEYAEFYDYSASYPDAGDNVSADDEVKQTVLSGNDYQLVLPSGATVGHRSLARYYRQKLDPNRGAVVVKKKPGAAFHSLMAKYRALGWTGASTADVERKHRDLKFMRKMQQKQWLHLGTKANKLFQPRNQNPI
- the LOC135095632 gene encoding cytoplasmic 60S subunit biogenesis factor ZNF622-like isoform X1, coding for MASFTCLTCHVAFAEADGQRDHFRSDWHRYNLMRKVAELPPVSRETYNERVGQQQQQQQQAGKTADGSKRKIPCRPCKKTFANQNAYDNHIKSKKHMEVVVASFEATRNKKNLKHQKGFAAAAAEEDSDEDDEDIEVEEVDSDEWEGEPVELLDCLFCHHHSDTLEEELHHMSEAHSFFLPDLEYCTDVPGLVTYLGEKIGCGFECLSCKWAARRCPTLDSVRKHMSDKRHGKVVLEGDSLVEYAEFYDYSASYPDAGDNVSADDEVKQTVLSGNDYQLVLPSGATVGHRSLARYYRQKLDPNRGAVVVKKKPGAAFHSLMAKYRALGWTGASTADVERKHRDLKFMRKMQQKQWLHLGTKANKLFQPRNQNPI